From Xenopus laevis strain J_2021 chromosome 7L, Xenopus_laevis_v10.1, whole genome shotgun sequence, one genomic window encodes:
- the LOC108695752 gene encoding calcium homeostasis modulator protein 1, with protein sequence MDKFRMIFQFLQSNQESFVNGICGIMALASAHLYTAFDFNCPCLPGYNMSYGMGVLFVPPIVLFLLGFVMNNNVSMLAEEWKRPTGMRQKDAAVLRYMFCSMTQRALIAPAVWISVTLLHGKCFICAFSTSVPLDKLGNKTDLNLSEKEVKRILARLPCKGIYDGHEIIAQEVAERYLRCISQAVGWAFVLIMIFLAFLVRAIRPCFTQAAFLKSKYWSHYIDIESKLFDETCTEHAKSFAKMCIQQFFETINTDMAMGHSHMLEEKEKEQEENEKLFGITDQRTMNKALKNWHKCKPPLNLTKYEMHNGNGCLNGNHKLNNLNVPKREFVAYYSKV encoded by the exons ATGGATAAATTTCGTATGATCTTCCAGTTCCTGCAGTCTAACCAGGAATCCTTTGTGAATGGAATATGCGGTATCATGGCACTGGCAAGCGCCCATCTCTACACAGCATTTGACTTCAACTGCCCTTGTCTTCCAGGATACAACATGTCTTATGGCATGGGGGTTCTCTTTGTGCCTCCAATTGTTCTATTTCTCTTAGGCTTTGTCATGAACAACAACGTGTCCATGTTGGCAGAGGAATGGAAGAGACCAACTGGGATGAGGCAGAAGGATGCTGCAGTTCTGCGTTATATGTTTTGTTCCATGACCCAAAGGGCACTGATTGCCCCGGCTGTATGGATATCTGTGACGCTACTGCATGGCAAGTGTTTTATATGCGCTTTCAGCACTTCCGTGCCCCTCGATAAACTCGGAAACAAGACAGACCTAAATCTGTCAGAAAAGGAAGTTAAAAGAATTTTGGCCAGACTTCCTTGCAAAGGCATCTACGATGGGCATGAAATTATTGCCCAGGAAGTGGCAGAGCGATACTTACGATGCATCTCCCAG GCAGTGGGATGGGCCTTTGTTTTAATCATGATCTTCCTGGCGTTCTTAGTGCGAGCCATCCGCCCCTGCTTTACACAAGCTGCTTTCCTGAAAAGCAAATACTGGTCCCACTACATTGATATTGAGAGCAAACTTTTTGATGAGACCTGCACCGAGCACGCAAAGAGCTTTGCAAAGATGTGCATCCAACAGTTTTTTGAGACCATAAATACAGATATGGCCATGGGGCATTCTCACAtgttagaggagaaggaaaaggaACAGGAAGAGAATGAGAAACTCTTCGGCATCACAGACCAAAGGACTATGAATAAGGCGCTAAAGAACTGGCACAAATGCAAGCCGCCACTCAACTTGACCAAGTATGAGATGCATAATGGCAATGGGTGCCTCAACGGAAATCACAAACTCAATAACTTAAATGTACCGAAGAGGGAATTTGTAGCTTATTATAGCAAAGTTTAA
- the calhm2.L gene encoding calcium homeostasis modulator protein 2 isoform X2, translating to MASIITENLKFFALFFRSRDVMIFNGLVALGTVGSQELFSVVAFHCPCSPGRNYMYGLAAIGVPALVLFLIGIMLNNHMWNLVAECRKRALKNCSTPATFLLFGSILGRAIVAPVTWSVISLLRGEAYVCARSEFLNPSAFLDFPLGYGPDSMARFSCPDTPRNLIPFKDEVIRRLKYESQFLGWILIAVIACTIFLLKCLQHCCSTLSYHQEAYWAQYRSCEKDLFNRTAEVHAKVLAANNVKQFFGFVSLDKDENEIVSQYPVDEAQPSPQWHEITGVYLYRENKGFPLYSRLHKWAKKIVGNGMDSECKETALLSV from the exons ATGGCCTCTATTATAACGGAGAACCTCAAATTCTTTGCCTTGTTTTTTAGAAGCAGAGATGTTATGATATTTAACGGACTGGTGGCCCTTGGGACTGTGGGTAGCCAGGAGTTATTCTCTGTGGTTGCTTTTCACTGTCCTTGCTCACCAGGAAGGAACTACATGTACGGATTGGCTGCCATTGGCGTTCCAGCCCTCGTCCTCTTCCTGATCGGCATAATGCTAAATAACCACATGTGGAATCTCGTTGCTGAATGTCGAAAAAGGGCTTTAAAGAACTGTTCTACCCCGGCCACTTTCTTGTTGTTTGGGTCGATCCTTGGAAGGGCCATAGTAGCGCCGGTCACATGGTCTGTGATCTCACTACTTCGTGGAGAGGCGTACGTTTGCGCCAGAAGTGAATTCCTAAATCCTTCAGCTTTCCTAGATTTCCCTTTAGGATATGGACCTGACTCCATGGCTAGGTTCTCTTGCCCAGACACACCAAGGAATCTCATCCCCTTTAAGGACGAAGTGATAAGAAGATTAAAATATGAATCtcag TTTCTAGGTTGGATACTGATTGCTGTAATTGCCTGTACCATCTTCTTGTTAAAGTGCCTGCAGCATTGCTGTTCCACCTTAAGCTATCATCAGGAGGCTTACTGGGCACAGTACCGGTCCTGTGAAAAAGATCTGTTCAATCGTACTGCTGAAGTCCATGCAAAAGTCCTTGCTGCTAATAACGTTAAACAGTTTTTTGGCTTTGTGTCCTTGGACAAAGACGAAAATGAAATAGTCAGCCAGTACCCAGTGGACGAGGCCCAGCCGAGCCCTCAGTGGCACGAGATCACTGGAGTGTACCTTTATCGGGAGAACAAGGGTTTCCCATTGTATAGTCGTCTCCACAAATGGGCCAAAAAAATTGTAGGGAATGGTATGGACTCAGAGTGCAAAGAAACTGCACTTCTTTCTGTATGA
- the calhm2.L gene encoding calcium homeostasis modulator protein 2 isoform X1 — MASIITENLKFFALFFRSRDVMIFNGLVALGTVGSQELFSVVAFHCPCSPGRNYMYGLAAIGVPALVLFLIGIMLNNHMWNLVAECRKRALKNCSTPATFLLFGSILGRAIVAPVTWSVISLLRGEAYVCARSEFLNPSAFLDFPLGYGPDSMARFSCPDTPRNLIPFKDEVIRRLKYESQFLGWILIAVIASAAFLLNCLHHCCSPLSYHQEAYWKHYRYAEKDLFNRTAEVHAKVLAANNVKEFFGFVALDKDEKEVVSQYPVDEAQTSPEWQEITGVYLYRENKGFPLYSRLHKWAKKVIGNGTDPNGREMALLAV, encoded by the exons ATGGCCTCTATTATAACGGAGAACCTCAAATTCTTTGCCTTGTTTTTTAGAAGCAGAGATGTTATGATATTTAACGGACTGGTGGCCCTTGGGACTGTGGGTAGCCAGGAGTTATTCTCTGTGGTTGCTTTTCACTGTCCTTGCTCACCAGGAAGGAACTACATGTACGGATTGGCTGCCATTGGCGTTCCAGCCCTCGTCCTCTTCCTGATCGGCATAATGCTAAATAACCACATGTGGAATCTCGTTGCTGAATGTCGAAAAAGGGCTTTAAAGAACTGTTCTACCCCGGCCACTTTCTTGTTGTTTGGGTCGATCCTTGGAAGGGCCATAGTAGCGCCGGTCACATGGTCTGTGATCTCACTACTTCGTGGAGAGGCGTACGTTTGCGCCAGAAGTGAATTCCTAAATCCTTCAGCTTTCCTAGATTTCCCTTTAGGATATGGACCTGACTCCATGGCTAGGTTCTCTTGCCCAGACACACCAAGGAATCTCATCCCCTTTAAGGACGAAGTGATAAGAAGATTAAAATATGAATCtcag TTCCTTGGTTGGATACTGATTGCTGTAATTGCCTCTGCTGCCTTTCTGCTCAATTGCTTGCATCATTgctgttcccctttaagctaccaTCAAGAGGCTTATTGGAAACACTACCGTTATGCTGAAAAAGATCTGTTCAATCGTACTGCTGAAGTCCATGCGAAAGTCCTTGCTGCCAATAATGTTAAAGAGTTTTTTGGTTTTGTGGCTTTGGACAAAGATGAAAAGGAAGTAGTCAGCCAGTACCCAGTGGACGAGGCCCAGACAAGCCCTGAGTGGCAGGAGATCACTGGAGTGTACCTTTATCGGGAGAACAAGGGCTTCCCATTGTATAGTCGTCTCCACAAATGGGCCAAAAAAGTCATAGGAAATGGCACGGATCCAAACGGTCGAGAAATGGCCCTGCTTGCTGTATGA